A genomic window from Methanovulcanius yangii includes:
- a CDS encoding DUF473 domain-containing protein, producing MNCVIKCIALTGITEPVLDELKKGKPRTLELQSAHNLISLTGVSPGDVIFLTSVDLDDFTRGDRGIIVKVISLTIQMKRMVEYVSPVYYEERERMSARIQVQHVDVAVSKSVEGTKWGEPTFVEIIRPSCYRAG from the coding sequence ATGAATTGCGTTATCAAGTGCATAGCATTAACAGGCATCACCGAACCGGTCCTTGACGAATTAAAGAAAGGAAAGCCACGGACTCTTGAACTTCAGAGTGCCCACAATCTGATCTCGCTTACTGGTGTCTCTCCGGGAGATGTTATCTTTCTGACATCCGTTGATCTTGATGATTTCACACGTGGTGACCGCGGGATCATAGTGAAAGTGATCTCACTGACCATTCAGATGAAGAGGATGGTCGAATATGTTTCACCTGTCTATTACGAGGAGCGCGAGCGTATGTCTGCGAGGATTCAGGTGCAGCATGTTGATGTAGCGGTATCCAAATCCGTAGAAGGCACAAAATGGGGTGAACCGACCTTTGTGGAGATAATTCGCCCTTCCTGTTACCGTGCCGGGTGA
- the metG gene encoding methionine--tRNA ligase, with product MSNSPLLVTCGLPYTNGPCHIGHLRTYVPADFYVRYLRHTGNEVVFICGSDNHGTPIVISAEQNGTTPRELSEKFSEHFDSTFRRMNVLFDRFGMTDDPTNHNRTKEIVQSLIDNGYVYEKTISQSYCPNCEMFLPDRYVEGVCPYCGEQARGDECDQGCGKHLEPGEIKNPVCKVCGGKAELREQEHFFFKLGEFSDFLESFLPNLGGTTNARNYALGWVKEGLHDWCITRTLDWGVKFPGHDDLVVYVWVDAPIGYMSFTEEWARMTGGDWEQFWKGDQPIIHFIGQDIIYHHCVFWPAILKGAGYKTPDAVVASGMVKIDDKTFSKTRGYVIWTNDDYLDQGLPADYLRYYLLSYTSHTKELNFSWQIFQDRINNELVDTLGNFLYRTLHFAANKLGGIPAMEPETEILSEISRVLESVDYEMNRYEFKNAIDAMMGLAGFGNSYIQNNAPWKLIKEDRIAAEQVIRNCLQIAKAATLLFDALLPEEAQKSWEMLGYTDHVKEHAIDDALVGFEHSDLPKPSIIFAKIENETREQLEIIMNKRIGAAKMKEETPKSEQITIDEFARVDLRVGKILSAEKVEGSRNLLKLQVTIGDEERQIVSGISDRYEPEELIGTNIIVCVNLKPAKIFGIESRGMLLAAGEEASLLVPKRDVEPGSRVC from the coding sequence ATGAGCAATTCACCCCTGCTGGTCACCTGCGGGCTGCCATATACCAATGGGCCGTGCCATATAGGCCATCTTCGCACCTACGTTCCCGCAGATTTTTATGTTCGGTATCTGCGCCATACCGGAAACGAGGTTGTATTCATTTGTGGCTCAGATAATCACGGCACCCCTATCGTTATCAGTGCCGAACAAAATGGTACGACCCCCAGGGAGCTGTCGGAAAAATTCAGCGAACACTTTGACAGCACCTTCCGACGCATGAACGTTCTGTTTGACAGGTTTGGAATGACAGATGACCCTACTAATCACAACAGGACAAAAGAGATCGTACAGTCGTTGATTGATAACGGGTATGTCTATGAAAAGACAATCAGTCAGAGCTACTGTCCGAACTGTGAAATGTTCCTTCCCGACCGATACGTGGAGGGCGTCTGCCCCTATTGTGGGGAACAGGCACGGGGTGACGAATGCGACCAGGGATGTGGCAAACATCTCGAACCCGGGGAAATAAAAAATCCCGTCTGCAAGGTATGTGGGGGGAAGGCGGAACTCAGGGAACAGGAGCATTTTTTCTTCAAACTAGGTGAATTCAGCGATTTCCTGGAATCATTCCTCCCCAATCTTGGCGGAACAACAAATGCCAGAAATTATGCGCTGGGATGGGTTAAAGAGGGACTGCATGACTGGTGTATCACCCGGACTCTGGACTGGGGCGTGAAATTTCCCGGCCACGATGACCTAGTGGTTTATGTCTGGGTGGACGCCCCGATAGGCTACATGTCCTTTACCGAAGAATGGGCACGGATGACCGGAGGGGACTGGGAACAATTCTGGAAGGGAGACCAGCCGATTATCCATTTCATAGGCCAGGACATAATTTACCATCACTGTGTTTTCTGGCCTGCAATCCTGAAAGGAGCAGGATACAAGACTCCGGATGCTGTCGTCGCAAGCGGCATGGTCAAGATCGATGACAAGACATTTTCGAAGACCAGAGGGTACGTCATCTGGACGAACGATGATTATCTCGATCAGGGTCTTCCTGCGGATTATCTGAGATATTACCTGCTCTCCTATACCTCCCATACCAAAGAGCTGAACTTTTCATGGCAGATATTCCAGGATCGTATAAACAATGAACTGGTAGATACACTCGGAAATTTCCTGTACAGGACTCTGCATTTTGCTGCGAATAAACTTGGAGGCATTCCGGCAATGGAACCGGAAACGGAGATATTGTCCGAGATTTCCCGGGTTCTTGAATCAGTTGATTACGAGATGAACCGCTATGAATTTAAGAATGCTATCGATGCGATGATGGGGCTCGCGGGATTCGGAAATTCCTATATCCAGAACAATGCCCCATGGAAACTGATCAAGGAAGACCGTATCGCAGCTGAGCAGGTTATCCGCAACTGCCTCCAGATTGCAAAGGCGGCCACCCTCCTCTTTGATGCCCTTCTGCCCGAAGAGGCGCAAAAATCCTGGGAGATGCTCGGATATACAGACCATGTCAAGGAACATGCAATCGACGACGCGCTCGTTGGATTTGAACACAGCGACCTTCCAAAACCTTCAATAATTTTTGCAAAAATCGAAAATGAAACAAGAGAACAGCTTGAAATAATTATGAATAAAAGAATAGGAGCTGCAAAAATGAAAGAAGAAACACCAAAGAGCGAACAAATTACGATTGATGAATTTGCCCGTGTTGATCTTCGGGTCGGAAAAATCCTTTCTGCGGAAAAGGTTGAGGGATCACGCAATCTTTTAAAATTACAGGTTACCATTGGTGATGAAGAACGGCAGATTGTCAGTGGCATTTCGGACAGATACGAACCGGAAGAGCTCATTGGAACCAATATCATCGTTTGCGTAAACCTCAAACCGGCAAAGATCTTCGGAATTGAAAGCAGGGGCATGCTCCTTGCGGCCGGCGAGGAGGCGTCTCTGCTGGTCCCGAAGAGGGACGTGGAACCAGGTTCCCGAGTCTGCTGA
- a CDS encoding amino acid ABC transporter permease, producing MDTTEFIFQILMPTLLEGLVITIELVLIAAPIGFLLGILLAIGRVYGSRPVIFLCKSVVGFIKGTPLLLMLFILYFGLPSVGITLSAFSASIVGFVMCNGAYSSEYIRGAIGSVKEGQMIAAQALGMTRMQAVRSIILPQALRRAIPGLSNEFIYLIKYSSLAYMLTVIELTGAGKLVATKYFTYTETFMVVGILYLVLVTITTVAVMLLERKLAVPGMTTSGRSALDIL from the coding sequence ATGGACACAACTGAATTCATATTTCAGATTCTGATGCCCACCCTCCTCGAGGGTCTGGTGATAACCATTGAACTGGTTCTTATCGCGGCCCCCATTGGATTTCTCTTGGGCATTCTCCTCGCAATAGGAAGGGTTTACGGTTCCAGGCCGGTTATCTTTCTCTGTAAAAGCGTGGTTGGATTTATCAAGGGAACCCCCCTGTTGCTTATGCTCTTCATTCTCTATTTTGGCCTTCCTTCCGTAGGGATCACCCTTTCAGCGTTTTCCGCCTCGATCGTTGGATTTGTGATGTGTAATGGTGCATATAGTTCCGAATACATCCGGGGAGCAATTGGATCAGTCAAGGAAGGACAGATGATAGCTGCGCAGGCCCTGGGCATGACGCGCATGCAGGCCGTGCGTTCCATCATCCTCCCCCAGGCTCTGCGACGGGCAATCCCGGGATTGTCCAATGAATTTATCTATCTCATCAAATACTCATCACTGGCATACATGCTCACGGTCATCGAACTTACCGGAGCGGGAAAGCTGGTTGCAACAAAATATTTTACCTACACTGAAACGTTCATGGTCGTCGGCATATTGTATCTGGTGCTCGTTACGATTACAACAGTAGCAGTGATGCTTCTCGAACGCAAACTAGCCGTTCCAGGCATGACCACATCGGGAAGAAGTGCTCTCGACATTCTCTAA
- a CDS encoding amino acid ABC transporter ATP-binding protein, which yields MADEEYILKVENIHKSFGELEVLRGVTFDVKKGETICFIGPSGTGKSTLLRCINQLNKPDAGHVWLHGEEVTNSGKRINYFRQRIGMVFQNFFLFDHLTALKNVEIALIKVRGMDPKEAREKALYELRQVGMEKWADHYPAELSGGQAQRVSIARALAMDPDVILFDEPTSALDPELTREVLEVMKQLAEQGMTMLVVTHEMGFACSVATRIMFMEHGIIQEQGSPDQMMSDETFERCKNFIGKVTGFGTE from the coding sequence ATGGCAGACGAAGAATACATCCTCAAGGTGGAAAACATCCACAAATCGTTTGGAGAACTCGAAGTCCTCCGTGGCGTCACCTTTGATGTCAAAAAGGGGGAGACCATCTGTTTTATCGGACCTTCCGGAACCGGAAAAAGCACCCTGCTCAGGTGTATAAATCAGCTGAACAAACCCGATGCCGGCCACGTATGGCTGCATGGAGAAGAGGTGACCAACTCCGGCAAGCGAATCAATTATTTCCGGCAGCGGATTGGAATGGTCTTCCAGAACTTCTTCCTCTTCGATCATCTCACTGCCCTGAAAAACGTCGAGATCGCCCTCATCAAAGTCAGGGGAATGGATCCCAAAGAAGCTCGGGAAAAAGCTCTCTATGAACTCCGTCAGGTGGGCATGGAGAAATGGGCAGACCACTATCCGGCAGAACTTTCAGGCGGTCAGGCCCAGCGCGTCTCCATCGCTCGAGCTCTTGCAATGGACCCCGACGTCATCCTCTTTGATGAACCCACGTCGGCATTGGATCCCGAACTGACCCGTGAAGTCCTCGAGGTCATGAAACAGCTTGCAGAACAGGGAATGACGATGCTTGTTGTCACCCACGAGATGGGATTTGCCTGCTCAGTTGCGACACGAATCATGTTTATGGAGCATGGGATCATTCAGGAACAGGGAAGTCCGGACCAGATGATGAGCGACGAAACCTTTGAACGATGCAAGAATTTTATAGGAAAAGTAACCGGTTTCGGGACGGAATGA
- a CDS encoding amino acid ABC transporter permease has protein sequence MDLITILIEWFPYLISGIFATLGLVASALIIGVLVGLPMALGQVYGKLPVRAVVGIYVWFFRGLPVLVLLFLFYFGIFPGLGLDLPAFFVGATVLGLRGAAYQSQIFRGAIQSISEGQMVAARSLGMTRFQGIRNIILPQAVRIALPGWSNEYPNILTDSAICYAIGVAELLTRTSQIVSQTYVTMPIYLVCAGIFILLNYAGLKVLHTIEKKVEVPGFGTGAM, from the coding sequence ATGGATCTCATCACTATCCTCATCGAATGGTTTCCCTACCTGATATCAGGAATATTTGCAACCCTTGGTCTTGTTGCATCTGCCCTCATCATCGGGGTATTGGTCGGACTTCCCATGGCCCTCGGACAGGTGTATGGTAAATTACCGGTCCGTGCAGTTGTTGGAATATATGTATGGTTCTTCCGTGGCCTCCCTGTGCTTGTTTTACTGTTTCTCTTCTATTTCGGTATATTCCCAGGACTGGGTCTTGATCTTCCGGCATTCTTTGTCGGTGCCACTGTACTTGGACTAAGAGGGGCCGCATATCAGTCACAGATTTTTCGCGGGGCAATTCAGTCGATCAGTGAAGGCCAGATGGTTGCAGCACGATCTCTCGGGATGACCCGATTCCAGGGAATCCGCAATATCATACTCCCACAGGCAGTACGGATCGCACTTCCCGGCTGGTCCAATGAATATCCGAACATTCTCACAGATTCGGCCATCTGCTATGCTATTGGTGTTGCAGAACTCCTGACAAGAACATCCCAGATTGTATCGCAGACGTATGTTACGATGCCGATATACCTGGTCTGTGCGGGGATTTTCATCCTGCTCAACTATGCAGGCCTGAAGGTGCTACATACAATAGAGAAGAAGGTGGAAGTCCCGGGATTCGGGACAGGAGCAATGTAA
- a CDS encoding basic amino acid ABC transporter substrate-binding protein produces the protein MSRNWLGTLLVAMVIIAVGFAGCTSSTGQPSEGAPAQVAEKTVYVVGIDGEYPPYSYIDSEGNPQGFDVDSIKWIAEEQGFEVEIQPIAWDGIIVALQNGKIDMVYSGMTITEERKEKVSFSIPYWKVNQSVAVHEDSGYTLEDFKSGTLVVGGQRGTTGQFWVEEHLVETGLMEKESLKTYDNFPLVAEDLKNQRIDAAIYDKPPMLDAIEGKPLVIVGEIDTGEEYGVAIRKDDTELLETINEGITKLMADPYWEELKEQYEMTE, from the coding sequence ATGAGCCGTAATTGGTTGGGAACATTACTGGTAGCTATGGTCATCATTGCTGTCGGGTTTGCTGGATGTACTTCCAGCACCGGTCAGCCCTCTGAGGGGGCACCCGCTCAGGTTGCGGAGAAGACCGTATATGTCGTTGGCATTGACGGGGAATATCCCCCATACAGTTATATCGACTCCGAAGGGAACCCTCAGGGCTTCGATGTTGACTCCATTAAGTGGATCGCAGAGGAACAGGGTTTTGAAGTGGAGATCCAGCCCATTGCATGGGATGGAATCATTGTCGCTCTTCAGAATGGTAAGATTGACATGGTCTATTCCGGCATGACAATCACAGAGGAGCGCAAGGAAAAGGTCAGTTTCTCCATACCCTACTGGAAGGTCAATCAGTCCGTCGCAGTGCATGAAGATTCCGGTTACACACTCGAGGACTTCAAGAGCGGTACCCTCGTAGTCGGTGGACAGCGTGGAACTACCGGACAATTCTGGGTTGAGGAACATCTTGTCGAAACCGGCCTTATGGAAAAGGAGAGCCTGAAAACCTACGACAACTTCCCGCTTGTAGCAGAGGATCTCAAGAACCAGCGCATCGATGCTGCTATCTACGACAAACCCCCTATGCTGGATGCCATTGAAGGAAAACCCCTGGTCATTGTCGGTGAAATCGACACCGGTGAAGAGTACGGAGTTGCAATCCGCAAAGATGACACCGAACTTCTCGAAACCATCAATGAAGGAATCACCAAACTGATGGCGGATCCGTATTGGGAAGAGTTGAAAGAACAATATGAGATGACAGAGTAG
- a CDS encoding phosphoesterase, with translation MKSVGERKGNVVHLTHNDLDAAGCDAIHRMHHSNVFTIWSSVGKFPRLLSALADVDGRGDILSISDLGYFPGAQEVLEKARSNNWRIEWRDHHRWTPDEIASVAERSEYLIVDTETCATGICARDLMPGNSTAGEIARVVCDYDLWKHLDPRSAPLGQVCTIHANLNPVRDRLARGILSDEWIQEKYAEIEKERENAIKKSKRRMVILGSRFRIAFAPLYGYPSETAHAIRDEFFTDIEVVYGKSGRFSIRSKPPISHLIARAFNGGGHPPAAGGTFSFTFIDRASLALTRKNHHFDDLVRIAEEIPLGDGAR, from the coding sequence ATGAAATCGGTTGGGGAACGCAAGGGAAACGTCGTCCATTTAACGCACAATGATCTTGACGCGGCAGGATGCGATGCAATTCACCGAATGCACCATTCAAATGTATTTACCATCTGGTCATCCGTTGGAAAATTTCCCCGTCTTCTCTCTGCTCTGGCCGATGTTGATGGAAGAGGAGACATCCTGAGTATCAGTGATCTGGGATACTTCCCCGGAGCACAGGAAGTTCTCGAAAAGGCACGGTCAAACAACTGGCGAATAGAATGGCGAGATCATCACCGCTGGACACCCGATGAGATCGCATCCGTCGCCGAGCGCAGTGAATATTTGATTGTCGATACGGAAACCTGTGCAACCGGGATTTGTGCCAGGGATCTGATGCCCGGTAACAGCACCGCGGGTGAAATCGCACGTGTTGTCTGCGATTACGATCTCTGGAAACATCTGGACCCGAGATCAGCGCCACTTGGACAGGTCTGCACCATTCATGCCAACCTGAACCCTGTACGGGATCGGCTGGCACGAGGCATTCTCTCTGATGAATGGATACAAGAGAAGTATGCAGAGATAGAAAAAGAGCGGGAGAATGCAATAAAAAAAAGCAAGCGCAGGATGGTAATCCTTGGAAGCAGATTCAGGATAGCTTTTGCACCTCTCTATGGGTATCCGAGTGAGACTGCACATGCAATTCGTGATGAATTTTTTACTGATATCGAAGTGGTGTACGGTAAAAGCGGAAGATTTTCCATTCGATCCAAACCACCCATAAGTCACCTCATCGCACGCGCCTTCAACGGGGGTGGACATCCACCCGCTGCCGGTGGGACATTTTCATTCACATTCATTGACCGTGCATCACTTGCTCTGACGAGAAAAAATCACCATTTCGATGATCTGGTACGGATTGCAGAGGAGATCCCCCTGGGCGATGGGGCGCGCTAA
- the msrB gene encoding peptide-methionine (R)-S-oxide reductase MsrB gives MAVDGDLIEIFDVRQNKVNCVPLIEKTDEEWFHILGVKEYEVARKGGTEAPFTGKYYKCDEEGVYACVCCGTDLFVSSDKFDSGTGWPSFTRPVSVKNVKEIPDYSYGMLRTEVRCRRCGAHLGHVFDDGPAPTHLRYCMNSASLKFIPAQN, from the coding sequence ATGGCGGTTGATGGGGATCTTATTGAAATATTTGATGTCAGGCAGAACAAGGTCAACTGTGTGCCTCTCATTGAAAAAACGGATGAGGAATGGTTTCATATTCTGGGCGTCAAGGAATACGAAGTTGCACGAAAGGGTGGAACCGAGGCGCCTTTTACCGGGAAATATTATAAATGTGATGAAGAAGGGGTGTATGCCTGTGTGTGTTGTGGTACGGATCTCTTCGTTTCCTCTGATAAATTTGATTCGGGGACAGGATGGCCAAGTTTTACGCGCCCTGTTTCTGTGAAAAACGTTAAGGAGATTCCAGATTATTCGTATGGAATGTTACGAACCGAGGTTCGCTGCCGAAGGTGTGGGGCCCACCTTGGTCATGTGTTTGATGACGGGCCCGCTCCGACACATCTGAGGTACTGCATGAATTCAGCCTCGCTGAAGTTTATTCCCGCGCAGAATTAG
- a CDS encoding sensor histidine kinase: MGGHAARTLDLTSELRQILDSSLNALIILSADSTINSFHWSRLISAGISPQTFIGKKLHEIFSSEDECISCMKSIHADKQPSSFAADVKLDDSVVPIYATLTPMLEEDEVTAIIGIMHEPSLAQTKPEFQTSTEDETRRWKNFINVAAHELRTPLQPIVGYLNMIIDDEKVSTTLDSDTLHMLKICLDSAERERTLVDRMLEHGVLDRYAPQLRYSAFELRNLVQEIIASNSYHKCASISLLIPDDILLYADRDRVYQVVEGIAANAIQYSTDPRIITISHSESISSHQICIEDNGKGMTDTEIPHIFEPFFIGDTNALNREFGRMGLGLSIARTYIEMHGGTILVKSTSGKGSKFTIVLPKISKIEQGKPNSARE, encoded by the coding sequence ATGGGGGGGCATGCAGCAAGGACTTTGGACCTGACATCGGAACTGAGGCAGATTCTTGATTCATCCCTGAATGCTCTGATCATTCTGTCCGCCGACAGCACCATAAACAGCTTTCACTGGTCACGTCTTATAAGCGCAGGAATATCTCCACAAACCTTCATTGGAAAAAAACTTCATGAAATATTCAGTTCAGAAGATGAATGCATCTCATGCATGAAGAGTATCCATGCCGATAAGCAGCCATCGTCCTTTGCTGCAGATGTGAAGCTTGATGATAGCGTTGTCCCCATTTACGCCACACTGACGCCAATGCTTGAAGAGGACGAGGTAACGGCAATCATCGGGATTATGCACGAACCATCTCTTGCTCAAACCAAACCGGAATTTCAGACCTCGACCGAAGACGAGACACGGCGCTGGAAGAATTTCATCAATGTTGCCGCACACGAACTCCGCACCCCTCTTCAACCCATTGTCGGTTATCTCAATATGATAATCGACGATGAGAAGGTTTCAACGACACTTGACAGCGACACCCTCCACATGCTGAAAATTTGTCTAGATAGTGCAGAACGAGAACGTACTCTCGTAGACAGGATGCTCGAGCATGGTGTTCTCGACAGGTATGCCCCTCAACTACGATACTCGGCATTTGAACTGAGAAATCTCGTTCAGGAGATTATCGCCTCCAACTCCTATCATAAATGTGCCAGCATTTCGCTGTTGATACCTGACGATATCCTCCTCTACGCAGACAGGGATCGGGTCTATCAGGTGGTCGAGGGGATCGCCGCAAATGCCATCCAGTATAGCACCGATCCCAGAATCATCACGATTTCACATTCGGAGAGCATATCATCCCACCAGATATGCATAGAGGACAACGGAAAAGGGATGACAGACACTGAAATCCCGCACATATTTGAGCCATTCTTCATCGGCGACACAAACGCATTAAACAGGGAATTTGGGAGAATGGGACTTGGGCTCTCAATCGCCCGCACATATATCGAAATGCATGGAGGAACCATTCTTGTGAAAAGTACATCCGGAAAAGGAAGTAAATTTACCATCGTCCTCCCCAAGATCTCAAAGATTGAGCAGGGCAAACCTAATTCTGCGCGGGAATAA
- a CDS encoding 2,5-diamino-6-(ribosylamino)-4(3H)-pyrimidinone 5'-phosphate reductase, giving the protein MRPFVFVNLAMSADGKLSTRERRQVRISGEDDFLRVDQIKADSDAIMVGIGTIFADNPSLTVKSEERKAARRQEGKEENPVRIVIDSLGRIPLDAEILHKGPGQRIIAVSGRMDPGRQAELQKYADVIVCGNDDRVHLTTLLNRLGERGIRRLMVEGGGTLIWGLFEEGLVDEIITCIGNVIIGGSDAPTPVDGPGFLKESEFPALELIESAPMDQGVVLRWKVKK; this is encoded by the coding sequence ATGCGTCCATTCGTTTTCGTCAATCTAGCAATGAGTGCTGATGGAAAGCTTTCAACGCGTGAACGACGTCAGGTCCGGATTTCTGGTGAAGATGATTTTCTTCGGGTTGATCAGATAAAGGCAGATAGCGATGCGATTATGGTTGGCATCGGAACAATATTTGCGGATAATCCCTCCCTGACAGTTAAGTCCGAGGAAAGAAAGGCGGCCCGTCGTCAAGAAGGAAAGGAGGAGAATCCGGTTCGTATTGTCATCGATAGTTTGGGAAGGATTCCTCTTGATGCGGAAATTCTTCACAAGGGGCCGGGACAGAGAATCATTGCTGTTTCAGGGAGAATGGATCCCGGACGGCAGGCGGAACTGCAAAAATATGCGGATGTCATCGTATGCGGGAATGATGACAGGGTTCATCTAACGACCTTGCTGAACCGCCTTGGGGAACGGGGAATCCGCAGACTGATGGTTGAAGGCGGCGGAACGCTCATCTGGGGCCTTTTTGAAGAAGGACTGGTTGATGAAATAATCACCTGTATAGGAAACGTAATTATCGGCGGTTCGGATGCACCTACTCCGGTGGACGGTCCCGGGTTCCTCAAGGAATCGGAATTTCCAGCCCTTGAACTCATAGAATCGGCGCCAATGGATCAGGGCGTTGTTCTGAGGTGGAAGGTCAAAAAATAA
- a CDS encoding 2-oxoacid:acceptor oxidoreductase subunit alpha: MADYSILIGGKAGDGVNRAGQVIAKIFTRLGFFSYMYYDYPSLIRGGHNYAVVRVADHPVGGCREGIDVLLALDSTTLRRHKTFVRNDAVILYNSDLVHDAEGTAIPLLSIITEEEGSPVMANTCLIGAFCKSIGLEWNFVEEVLRLELPHEVEKNLRIARRGYGAVPVEMRPEFLHLAQKGGDKILLTGNEAIALGMVAAGLDGYVAYPMSPATGILHYMAEIAEEAGVTVIHPESEIAAMNMVAGMVYGGFRAATGTAGGGFNLMVEGLSMAAMAELPVTVVLAQRIGPSTGTPTYTAQEDLNYAIYAGNGEFPRFIFAPGDAGQAYECAGHALRLSWKYQVPSLILTDKTLAEGTYTVEPSTLPELIPAQAITRIGPVEEYRRYSDSEDGISPYAIPGDGSVTIKVNSKTHRPDGISTDTPEGIAGCIDKQMRKLPAMRQEVSDLRPVIIYGNPDAEICLLCWGSNAPLCREVAGRLGIKAVQPLVMWPFPAGEVSDAVGDSWMVISVEDNYAGQLADLARHHGIRVDLHIPKYDGRPHSIDGLVELLWGVVA, translated from the coding sequence ATGGCAGATTATTCGATACTTATTGGTGGAAAGGCGGGGGATGGAGTTAATCGTGCAGGCCAGGTGATTGCAAAGATCTTTACCCGCCTTGGCTTTTTCAGCTACATGTATTATGACTATCCCTCGCTGATACGGGGGGGCCACAACTATGCGGTTGTCCGGGTTGCTGATCATCCTGTCGGTGGGTGCAGGGAGGGAATAGATGTGCTCCTTGCCCTTGATTCAACAACACTCAGGCGTCACAAAACGTTCGTACGCAATGATGCCGTGATCCTGTACAATTCGGACCTGGTCCATGATGCTGAGGGTACAGCCATTCCCCTCCTCTCGATAATCACGGAGGAAGAGGGCTCTCCCGTAATGGCGAATACCTGTCTGATTGGTGCATTTTGTAAATCTATCGGACTTGAGTGGAATTTTGTGGAAGAGGTTCTCCGATTGGAACTGCCGCACGAGGTCGAGAAGAATCTCCGAATTGCCAGGAGAGGATATGGCGCAGTCCCGGTTGAAATGCGTCCCGAATTTCTTCATCTGGCGCAGAAGGGGGGGGATAAGATTCTCCTGACCGGGAACGAAGCTATCGCGCTTGGTATGGTGGCCGCGGGGCTTGATGGTTATGTGGCATACCCGATGAGCCCGGCAACGGGCATTCTTCATTATATGGCTGAAATTGCCGAAGAGGCTGGAGTGACGGTCATTCATCCAGAATCAGAAATTGCGGCAATGAATATGGTTGCAGGAATGGTATATGGTGGCTTCAGGGCTGCTACCGGTACGGCCGGGGGAGGTTTCAATCTCATGGTCGAAGGCCTTTCTATGGCGGCGATGGCTGAACTTCCTGTCACGGTTGTCCTTGCCCAGCGTATCGGACCATCGACCGGAACACCTACATATACCGCACAGGAGGATCTCAACTATGCCATTTATGCTGGAAACGGAGAATTTCCCCGGTTCATATTCGCACCGGGAGATGCGGGTCAGGCTTACGAGTGTGCGGGACATGCCCTTAGGCTTTCATGGAAATACCAGGTGCCCTCTCTCATCCTGACCGACAAGACGCTTGCGGAAGGCACATACACAGTTGAGCCATCAACCCTGCCGGAGCTGATCCCCGCACAGGCGATTACCCGGATAGGGCCGGTCGAGGAGTACCGCCGATATTCAGATTCTGAGGATGGCATATCCCCCTATGCCATCCCCGGAGATGGGTCAGTAACAATAAAGGTGAACAGCAAGACCCATCGTCCCGACGGTATCTCGACCGACACTCCGGAAGGCATAGCCGGGTGCATCGATAAGCAGATGCGTAAACTTCCCGCCATGCGCCAGGAAGTTTCGGATTTGCGTCCGGTGATCATCTACGGAAATCCTGATGCTGAAATCTGCCTCCTCTGTTGGGGCTCGAATGCCCCGTTATGCCGTGAGGTGGCGGGAAGGCTTGGAATAAAAGCTGTGCAGCCCCTTGTTATGTGGCCGTTCCCGGCAGGGGAGGTATCGGATGCGGTTGGTGATTCCTGGATGGTGATCTCGGTCGAGGACAATTATGCCGGGCAGCTTGCTGATCTCGCGCGGCATCATGGGATCCGCGTGGATCTGCACATCCCGAAATATGACGGGAGGCCGCATTCTATCGACGGACTAGTAGAACTTCTCTGGGGGGTAGTAGCATGA